The genomic segment TGAAACACAGGAAACAtctcttttctcttcatttGACTCAAAAGAAACCAAACATTTGACAGAGTAAAACAAGTCAATTTCTAAATACGATTGGATTTGAATCAATACATGCAAATCAATTAAACTATCTGAAATAAATGATCCCTATTAATTTTCATGTGCAGCACCATTGCTTGTTCAAGACACAACTTTGTCTTtccaaaaatagaaataaaatgcaGTCTCAGGGTCTGGGCCTCAACTGCCCATGCAAGGCCACGCCCCTTTCGTGTATACCCCAAATATTGGACACTTCTATAGTATATAAAGAACTTTAAGAAAAACTTTGAAATCACCTCCAAACAGtcttatttcaaatattttcacattgGATCGAATCGCAAGCTGTCATGTTGTCTTAGAAGACGTCAAAAAGTCTGAAAACGCGCTTGATGTGTTTTTGTAAGAAGCAGAGTTGAATAAAAAGGGGATTACTACCGTTTTCAGGGCGGAGGTTGGGTCGAAAAGAGTGCAGAATGGCTCGATCTTTGCGGACCGTTACGTGTCCTCCCTGTGCTGTGACGAAGACTGCAGAATGTGACGCCCATGCGCATTACCCACAATTTCACGCATCATTTTACACCAATTTTACTCCCATTTTCACGCACAGATGGACAATCTTGAGTCGTAGCAAGTTGATGATTCCTCTGtgttttatctgaaaaaaagatataaaataatatacaaaatattaacCCTCACAGGCACTCATTGGATTCATTGGCTCaccctgtcaaaatggattggacgtctagcaccgtcAGTGGCAGGCGGTTTAATActaggaaaaaatatttaatttagaaATTATCTTGATGCTATGTAACAatgtgcattgttttttttcaatattttttgaaaaaacatttatttataaaggtattcataaatgagaaaaaatgctgtcataaaacacaaataggattcattatttttgaaaaagccATAGATTGGATGACCACCAATtcgcatatacatatatactatctattttatatatgtactatgtatatttttgatattttttaactaacCAGTCACATAATTCAAGGTCTTCAATAGTGACCCCTCCGAAATGAGCTTTTACTGACCTCTTGTGTGCTAAATCTGCACTGCATGTCCTGATCGCCCCTTCAAGATAGAAATGACGTCAATACAATCAACATCAACTAGTTACAGAAACTTTATGATCAACAATTTACAACAAATCACAAAGTTGagctctttaaaaaataattaaagtcAGTACACCATGAGAACATTGCGTAGGACTGAATATTCCACAAGGGGGAAAAGTATGAAACAATAACAATGCAATACAgtagatattttttgttaaattctgTCTGGGAATTTGGTTCACAACTGTGTCTACAATAATGAGCACATTATGATCCAAACACGAGGGCAAGAAAGGCTACTTTGTAACTAATTCCATGTGGGAGGGTCCCTTTTGCTACTGTAGCCCCCCCTTACAAATCActgtcaaaaatattttctcctcGTTGGACGGACAGCTAACAAGGTACAGTAAAAATAACATGCGATTATTTTACAAAGATAATTTCATTATGGACTGacttttgcgataaaaaaagggCTTACAGTAAGTATGAAACTAATTTCCTTATACTAGCGGTGACTATGTTACACGTCACATGTACAAACGTGAGTTGTTGTTAATTAGCTTTTTATCAACATGTCAGAAAAGATAACTCAGCAGATAGCGAGATCAAGTGTTATGTTCGGTCAAAGGTACACAGCGGTTTCTTCTAACCTGCAGAAGGGGATGCCAAAGGGGATTAAGGGGGCTAAAAATCCCCACATGAGTCAAAGTGGACGTGATAAACACTAGTTCAGTAATTGTGTGACGTCACGTCTGAGTTTGATGACGTcaccaataaaaacaacaacatgataTACTAGTTTGTTCCACTTTGATATTGTATTCACTTATTGTTTTTCAAATaggtattttttgtgtgtttgattGAATATACATGAAAAAGTATTGTTGTGTGTAAATAAAAAGGCAATTGATGTTATAGTGTTTTACTTAAGCAGGTGTGGAGGACTATATCCAATCATATTTCACCACTATTTATGACTGTGtataaatgttttgatttttttatagctGTGATTAAAACACAAATTGTCCTGACTCTGGTTGGCGTTATCGTGGTGATCCTCATGATCCTGCAGTGAGGTGAGAATTCTTGGTGTTAAAATAATTGTTAATGGAATATACTGcttcaatgaaaaatatgtctTCACTATGGTGGAAGAAGTGGTTAGGAACTAGTTaatatctatataaaaaaaaaaaccttgatttAGGATCATAAGCCTCTTAAATGAGCATTTAATGTTGTGGTTTTTCTACCTGAACAAATATATGCACATGAAAAATGTCCTAAATTAGAATGTTAACTTAAGATATCTCCTGgttaagtttttatttattagtttattttttcctgctttGTATTGAAATGCAATTTCTCAAAGTATATCATTACCTaccttttaaaattaaaaaaggtcattttttgaAACAAATAATGCCTTACAATTAAATCTGATTAATAAAGATTCATCACTAATGACAAAGCCTTTAATTTATTACATTAAATGTGTCAATCAAGTCCCAACACCTCCATGCAAGTGAACTATTCTCAGAAAATGCACAACACAATAGCTGTACATTAgtagtacatttattttgttatatatatttttggatattATTACAAGAATAGAGAATGACTAAATAATGCTCCATACTGGATTTCTTAATTAGTTTTCTTTTGCTAAAAAGGCATATTATGAAGAGAGTATAAGTCCTACTCAAGGGCTGCCCTCACAATTATTCATTGACGTTGAATGACCCGCCCTTTTCAAGTCCTCTTTactatactacttcttgttacTCCCACACGATTCCCTTCTTCTAGGACATCCAGCCACATTTCCATAACCTGCGTCTTCATCTTTGCATTCCGGACCAAAGCATGGCTTTTGTCGGGCTCAAGTTATTCTTCTCCAGCCTATCCCGGAGGAAACCTCTGGAGCCCAATGGGGAGGAGTCCACCTTTAAACGATGCCTGACTACTCTGGACCTGGTGGCACTTGGCGTGGGCAGCACCCTCGGGGCCGGCGTCTACGTCCTCTCCGGAGAAGTAGCCCGAGAATCTGCCGGGCCCAGCATCATCATCGCCTTCTTCATCGCCGCCCTGGCATCGATATTCGCCGGATTGTGTTATGCGGAGTTTGGTTCCAGAGTTCCCAAAACGGGCTCGGCTTACCTTTACAGCTATGTGACGGTCGGAGAGCTACTGGCTTTTATTACTGGCTGGAATCTGCTTCTTTCTTATGTCATAGGCAAGTTTGTGTATCTTTTAATCAACTACTGCGTATTTAGGCTACTTCTTAATCCAGATAGCATGTTaaccttgtgtgggttttcttctgggtactcctgttttcctctcacatcctatAAAAAAGATGCCTAGTATGCtggttggacactgtaaattacTAGAAAGTACAGTGAGAATTGTTGTCCCCCATCTGctgctcatagttggctgggatgggctccagcacccccgcatcacggaaaatgaatgaacattttttattgacactccaatttttaaaaaggttcTTATGTAACATATTTAGAGGACAAAGAACATAAATGATCAACCATCCACATGATACATCATGTGACCTTTCACCTGCTGTAGAAGATCGTTCACATTGGTATTATCTTGTCTTACTGCCATGTAAATAAGACCATAAACCTCTAAAGTCTAAAGTTTATCGGAAATATCATCATGTTTATTTCCTGACTTTATGACGGCGTTAAATGGTGACTcggtttattacattttttttcattcactttTTTACTCAGGCACGTCCAGCGTGGCGTTGGCGTGGAGTGGGACATTTGATGACCTCATCGGGGGTGTCATGTCCAAATACTTGGAGGAAAATGCAGCAATGGGCCTTCCTGGATTGGCACCTTATCCAGATATCTTTGCTGCTTTTCTCATTTTGGTTCTTTCTGGTAAGTGAATACGAAAATGCATATCAAGTTCAATTGAGCTCATGTGTTTTTCTTCGAAGGCTTGCTTTCATTTGGGGTGAAAGAGTCAACCACAATCAACAAGGTCTTCACAGGGGTCAACATCTTGGTTCTGGTCTTTGTCGCCATCTCCGGCTTCATCAAAGGCGATATCGCTAACTGGCAAATCAGTGAAGCCCATTTGCTCAACGCCACAGCACAACTCAAGTAAAGTCCATGAGTTACAACCCGCATCTATGTTTGGGTGCATGCAGCATCCTCTTTGTGACAGATAAGACGTTATCGTGCTCAAGATTACGGGACGTCAAAGCCGCCGGTGAGATAACTCGCTTTGTTTTGTTCAGTAACCAGAGCATCGATGCCAATATCACAAGCAGCTTTGGGGTCGGCGGATTTTTCCCCTACGGCATAAGCGGAACCCTGGCGGGGGCGGCAACATGCTTCTACGCCTTTGTTGGTTTTGATACTATCGCAACGACAGGTGAGAAGACCCTACTCTTATTGTTAAAAATCCCCATATGTCttaataaatgcattttcaatCATTGTATTGCAAATAATATCACTAAAGCAAACAAGAAGGGAACATTCAAGCTACTCCTGCTAATGTCATTGGTTGTTttcgtttatttttttaatagtaaatgCTAGGTTAGAATCAGTTTCAGATAAAAATGCAACATAGCTTATTCTTGTACTCGATGTCTAACCATTATTTGATTTACATCTTGCTTTTAATGAACAATTTTCAGGTCtccacattatttatttttaattgggtATCACTATCATAGAATTGACACAACTTcaataataatgatgacaatGCAATTGTATAAAACCGGTATGCAGTAAAAATGAAACACgttttttcaatacatttttaattttgtaattttataAGATGTGTCAATCTACCTGCATTGTATTGAACGGCCAAGACAGAAACGCAAAACATTTCACACTAACTTCAGTTCTCAAGGGACCCTATCTGTATGTTTTTCATATCTCGCTCTTCtatcacacctgaatcaaatgaaaaCACATGATCAGCAAGCCATCCCAAAGCCTGATAACGATCCAGGTTATTTGATTCAGGGTGTATTGGAGAcaggagatatggaaaacagaccctCGAGGTGACCCCAGCTTTACACAATAACCTCCATTTCCTATTTGATGATTATCATCACACTTCATCTTTTagccattgacaaaaaaatgtagaggAAAACAGTATTTTCCCAAAAGCTCAAAAGTATCcagttaaacatttttttaggtattttttaaGCAATGGAAGGAATCAATCAGAATGCATTAAATGCtaacattttgtgtgtgttcctCTTAGGTGAGGAAGTGAAGAACCCTCAAAGGTCTGTTCCAATTGGGATCGTGGCCTCTCTACTAATCTGCTTCCTGGCCTATTTTGCGGTTTCTGCCGCACTTACCCTTATGATGCCCTACTACAtgcttaacaaaaaaagcccctTACCCGTGGCCTTTCAATACATTGGCTGGGATGCGGCCAAATACGTTGTGGCTGTGGGTTCACTTTGTGCCTTGTCCACAAGGTATGAAAGAAAGCCAAAGCACATCTTGTCATTGCAGTCCATGCCTAATCCAATTTATATTCCAATATTATTATTGACCCCCTTGCAGCCTGCTGGGCTCCATGTTCCCCATGCCGAGGGTCATGTTCGCTATGGCAAGGGATGGTCTTCTTTTCCAACCTCTGACCAAAGTCTCCTCCAGGGGTAGTCCGGCTATTGCAACAATCACTTCTGGAAGTGTGGCAGGTAACAATTTTAAAAGTGACTTTTCTTTACTATCTGATATGCTTATTCCTTTTCTATTCAAACTGACAAGATAATAATAGACACCACATTAAGTTGCATAGTAGTATTACATATCACTGTCGTAAGTACTGTGTTTCTCCCATTTTCAGCCTTCATGGCTGTGCTGTTTGACCTAGAGGCCTTAGTGGAGATGATGTCTATCGGGACTTTGTTTGCCTACACCCTTGTGGCCATATGCATCCTAATACTGAGgtcaaatattgcatttttatcaACAACCTTGTTGAACGACATCCTTTAAAATATTGTGCACTTTCCCTCATTTTAGGTATCAGGTGTCTCCATCTGAAAGCGGAGAGTTACAAATCAGGGAATCCAATTCCTTTCGTTCCTTCATGAAACCGTCAGCATCTCCAAATTCCGAGACCTCAAAAAGAGTCACTATTCTAATTACAATCTCCGGTAAGACGACACTTACTACCAAATGACTATCAACGTCTTTACCTCATTGTGTTTTCCATACCTGGCAACAGTTGCATGTGTGACTGCTCTGTGCATCATCCTAAATCTGGCTCTGGATTCACTTTCCAACGCTGAGCCTTGGAGTATCATGCTCATGTGCATCTTCTCCATCATCCTGATTCTGGCGGTTTTCCTCATCTGGAGGCACCCACAGAACCCAGACAGGGCATCATTCATGGTGAGTGAATTTGAGTAACCAAGCAGTAGATTGCTATATAATTAAATGGATATTAATTTCCTCAATAGGTACCCTTAATACCATTCCTGCCCATTGTGAGCGCACTTATAAACGTCTACCTCATGTTCCAGTTGCAATCTGCCACGTGGTTGCGCTATGGCATCTGGATGGCAATGGGTGAGAATATCATTAGGAGCCATTATagtacaatggaaaaacagagATATTTTCTCTCCTCCATTCACAGACAAGACACTAAGCATTATTTGACTCTTCTGCAGGTTTGATCATCTACTTTGGCTACGGGCTACATTACAGCGTTGAGAGTCAGCGTCGCAAAACCAAACTGTCAGGAATCGAAAGTATCTGCGAAATTACCGATAAGGAAAATTTTAATGAGTATAAATTTTGAGCTGTCGCAGGACGGGAAAAGATGATTAGAGATGTTACtgtgaaacattttattttattccttcCTACAGTGTTGAGCATCTCAACATGACTCTATTCATGCACTTAAAGGTTCCATGAATATGTGGTTTTCTCATGTCCACATTCCACAATTTCAATCTCGCCATATTAACATTTATTCCGGATTGTAAAATTGTTCCATGTGCTTTATAAACTGTACTTAAAAGAAAATCACtatataatatttgtatattattgaaatggaatgtcattttatttttgattctTTTTATCATGAGCTTGTTGTGATTCCTTATTTTGTTGTCGTCATTTTTCATTACATTTCTTGTATCTAAATGTAAATATGAAAGgtgtacatttttgtattgatacattttaaatgtctatTTGAGATTAAAGAGAAACTAGTGTTATTGAGATGTTCACAATGTTGTTTCCCTCCTATGTGCATTAGAAATAAGAATTAAAGGGGGTCAAAATGTTTAGTCTACCCGCAGTGGTATTTCCTGCATACCAATAAGACTTTTGAAATAAGATTAACAAATATTACAACGAGAAAAAGATTTGTATACTCTGAAACCACATGACAAATCCATAATTTTCTCAGGATTTAAATCTCAACTATTTATCAATATCAGTAAATATTTTCGGTTCTGCATTCGTTTACCTTTAACCCTGAATATCAATGTTTTGGTGGTCAACTCAGATACCCAAACAAATCCATATTGTTGCAAAAACTTTCCAACTTTACAAAGTTTTCTCAGCAAACATGACTTTTTCAGCACACCAAATTCCAAATGGTTTTAATTGGCTTTCCCCAGACCTCATTTGGACGGTCTTGTTGTTTCTTGTTGCTCACAGACTTCCACTCCAGCAGCTAAGCAAACAGACACAGTGATTCGACATGGAAATACCTCTGCTTTTGCCCTCTCATTGGCCCAGACAAGCTTGAAAGCTTCCATTGAGGCAGCCAGCAGGAATTTGGGGTGCTAATGCCAATCTCAGGAGGTGGAATTTCTGTGATTTTTTCAAAGTTCTGCCCACCTCCTCCTGTAAAATGTGTTCACTCCTGCCTTCTTTTCACTAAGCTGTTTGAACCCACAACCTGACAACTTCTTATTTTTGAACTCAGAATCATGATCGGGATGAACTTGTATAGGCCTAGGTGGAAGATGGCGCTCAGTCTTCTTATTTGCATCGTAATCTCCGAATTAGGTAAGTAATTTATTTGGTCAgtcataatgtaaaaaaaaaaagaaagactaaggcaaccatttgttttgttgttgtcatgacGACAATGCTTGAATAGAATGTCACTCGGGGGAAGGGAAAGCTTCCCTAGGCCATTTTCTTAGCAAAGTTTATATTAATGTATTGTAATGTATAATtgagtgttgattttttttagcttgtggCAGATAAGTTCTGTCAACAAATGCATGGTGCcattataaatatgtatataatattatatatttgtcaGGTTGACTGTTTATTAAATTTTATCCAAAGCCACCACAGAATATTGGGGTTTTTCTGGGTCATGCCCCGACACGGTGacctgtaaaatatattttgtgtaaTCTATACTGATTTATTATGTCAACATATTCTGGGAAAAGGTCATTTTTAACAACAATGACCCCATTCCCATTCTCTGATTCCACGTATGATGTTAAATACAATCTTGGCTATCTCAGAGCGACTATAAACTGTTACACTTGATAATATGCTCTGATTGCTATCTAGCTCATTGTGATAAAGAAGCTCTTGAAGAGAGGAGGAGTCCAAGGAAGAAACCCAAATCTGCAAAAACCACACAGGCCAAAGTAGCAAAAAAAGGGGTCATGACTGTGAAATCTAAACCATTGGTGAACCCACCACCACGAGGTCAAACTTTGCTTACACAGGTAGATCATCATCTATTGATTTTACCAATTATTCAATTGTAATGAGTAACTATAGTACCTATCCGACCACTTAAGGTTCTAAACAGAGGTAAATTCATCAAAGTGGGAGAGTCAATAAGTGTGAACGCTGGAGCCACTCTAGAGTTAAGATGCCGAGGTAAACCAGTCCAGTGGAGCGTCCCATCGTACCTGGAGGAGGATGACGATGGCCGACTCAGGTAGACTCCTCacacttttttgctccaagatctaaAGTACCTCACTacaatccactaattgcacttCTAACATATTCTAAACTTTGTGGAAAGGTATCAAACATGACTTACTACAGGGGTGTTCCAACTTTTTTGCTCCATAATCTACTTGTCAAGGAGTTAACCTCTTTTTTTACAGGCCCctgacaaagctcagcaattaTGATATACCTCACATTAGACTCTATAAACTTACTGCAGATGTGCCTAATTCATAAAAGCCTagttaaaatcaaaatgttattgtcatgCCGTACTTGGCGATTTACCGGTACATCACATTCTACGTAATACATTCGCTGCATTTTCAGAACGACATGCACTGCTTTCCAATGCATTCTCTATTTGACTTCCACAGGTTTGTTCAGCATGAGAAATATGGAGTTTTGACATTAGTCAATACCACAGGTGCGGACACAGGGGAGTACACCTGCTACCCTATGTTCTGCGAGGACACGGACTGCAGAAAGAACTATGAAAAATCTGCTAAAGTCTTTGTTTTCTTCCCtggtaacacaaaaaaatatatatcacgAGATCATTTCACCGCCACAGTGATACTGATACATTTTCTGATTCAAATAGACCCACGGGAGCTTTTCGTTCCATCGGCCGATTACTACGAGGTAATCCAGTTGCGAACCAACTGGGCGACCCGCCTGCCCTGCCAGGTGACGTCACCTGCAGCCAACGTGACGCTGCACCGCGAGTTCCCACCCGTGGAGTTGGCAGTGGATGGAACGGAAATCTCCTTTGACGTGAAGAAAGGTTTCACCATCCATCGACCGCGACCCTATCATGCCGGTGCCTTGTACTGTGTGGCCAGCCTGGGGGGCCTGAGGCAGAGTTCCACCAAGTACATGCTCATTTATGTCAACTGTGAGTCATGCTGATGGAAAAATCTCATATTTAAAGGAAGCAGCTATTACAATAGTATTTATACTAACACTATTTTAACAACACATATGCAGTAAATATGCAAATTTCCTTTCAAATGTcaattccttaaaaaaaaattgacctgCAAAACCATTTTGTGTGACccaaaaattaaagaaataattGATATGCATCTTGttttaaatacattcaaataataatattataaagATATGAATTCTAAAAATACTATAATTACAATACctctttttaatggaaaaaaatgcagaataaaTAGATGTTGAATTATGTACTATACTTAGCATATTCTGtgcattttaaaaactaaaaagtaaATAGATAACAACACAAACtgtaaaaactatttaaaaatacatttttatgtcaACTATGTCTCCCAGCAATACACCATCTACTATTGTCACGGTTTGCATACTTAAATACTTTGAGCAACTATCAATcacattttctatttgttttaaacCAGTTGTTGTCCATCCCTTTAACAGCAAAGTactatttacagaaattaattGAAAGTGTTACCCATAAGCATCTTCTATACCTCTCCATGGAGTGATGACGTGTGGATTAGGGTTTGTAAGCTTTCCAGATGTCCTCCAATgtgtctggaaaaaaataacatgcattTAAAATGCCACCATATCCCTGAATGATACTACAATTACAGCATGTAATCGTACAGAATGACGTTTTTCCTGGGCAATGTGTCAATTGTGGGTACACCAGTATCCCAACATAGTTAGTATTTCACATTTAAGGGGAAGAATAACATGTTGCTATCCAATAACTGTTGCATTTTAAagttcctttgttttttttttgcagaaaataacCTTCTGAATTTATGATTTAAGACCCCATGGCTCCCCCGACTCCAGTAATCCAGGCCAGTTCGAGCTCTTTGGCTATTGGGGAAAATCTACGTGTCATCTGTACAgtgatgggagaaaaaaatgtggctgTAGATATCACATGGGAATACCCTGGACAGCAGgtcattaaattgaattgaatatgttttttaaatgaaaattgaaTCCTATTTTACCTATGTTGGGAGCAGATTGGAAGGCCTGAGTACACACTAGAGAGCATCAATCCAGTCACCGGGACCACAACAGGACAACAGACTCAGTCCACTTTACTGGtggatgagatgagagatgtggATCAAGGAGTCTACACATGCACTGCTGAGAACCTCCAAGGATCCAAATCAGCATCCACCACAGTCAAAGTACTTCCCAAAGCAAAACCCACCAAACCGTGAACTGCCTCTCATCTAAAAGaggacatttgtttttcatttttatgttacTATAGGCTTAAAAAATATTGGGAATCCATGTTCTTTAATATGCATGTGAAATATTGTCTAAACATTATGTATTAAACTACTTTTAAGACATAGATAGCccctttttacattatttttttttctattttggaattattgcttttattttattactacATCTGTAAGCATATAGTTTACTATAAGAGGAAAGGCATGCTTTATTTACGCAGATACATTacaatagaaaacattttttattgagtTCGGTCTTTTGATGGGTAAatcttaatctttttttcccatgagactcttctgcatgaatATTCTCATTAATACACATTCATTGGCAACAGTGTAAAATGCCGTCAAGAGAAttcagagacattttttttactttaaatgggGTGAAATGACTGAAAAATATTCACACATCTTCAATCATTTTTACTGAGTATGGGTCTcaatgaataatatttgaaaatgtgaattgtttgtggctctctctCTGCCCAAAAGTTTTAAAGTAAACTGTTTGTGTACAATTTGAAGACAATACCATGTTTGGCCGCCAGGTAGCGACATTTCCTCCACTAGGATTCTGAAGAGCAACGTTGCTGCAACTTTCTCATGTTTCAGCTTCGTCCAAATGTTTGAGAGGAAAGCAACTACTCTTCATTCCAGACTTCATTCAAGCACAGAGCAGACAGATTATTACACTTCTTCGGGAAATAACCTACTTTTCTGAGTGTTTTAATCAACAAAGAATACCGACGGTG from the Stigmatopora nigra isolate UIUO_SnigA chromosome 14, RoL_Snig_1.1, whole genome shotgun sequence genome contains:
- the LOC144207661 gene encoding cationic amino acid transporter 2 → MAFVGLKLFFSSLSRRKPLEPNGEESTFKRCLTTLDLVALGVGSTLGAGVYVLSGEVARESAGPSIIIAFFIAALASIFAGLCYAEFGSRVPKTGSAYLYSYVTVGELLAFITGWNLLLSYVIGTSSVALAWSGTFDDLIGGVMSKYLEENAAMGLPGLAPYPDIFAAFLILVLSGLLSFGVKESTTINKVFTGVNILVLVFVAISGFIKGDIANWQISEAHLLNATAQLNNQSIDANITSSFGVGGFFPYGISGTLAGAATCFYAFVGFDTIATTGEEVKNPQRSVPIGIVASLLICFLAYFAVSAALTLMMPYYMLNKKSPLPVAFQYIGWDAAKYVVAVGSLCALSTSLLGSMFPMPRVMFAMARDGLLFQPLTKVSSRGSPAIATITSGSVAAFMAVLFDLEALVEMMSIGTLFAYTLVAICILILRYQVSPSESGELQIRESNSFRSFMKPSASPNSETSKRVTILITISVACVTALCIILNLALDSLSNAEPWSIMLMCIFSIILILAVFLIWRHPQNPDRASFMVPLIPFLPIVSALINVYLMFQLQSATWLRYGIWMAMGLIIYFGYGLHYSVESQRRKTKLSGIESICEITDKENFNEYKF
- the LOC144207662 gene encoding platelet-derived growth factor receptor-like protein, with translation MIGMNLYRPRWKMALSLLICIVISELAHCDKEALEERRSPRKKPKSAKTTQAKVAKKGVMTVKSKPLVNPPPRGQTLLTQVLNRGKFIKVGESISVNAGATLELRCRGKPVQWSVPSYLEEDDDGRLRFVQHEKYGVLTLVNTTGADTGEYTCYPMFCEDTDCRKNYEKSAKVFVFFPDPRELFVPSADYYEVIQLRTNWATRLPCQVTSPAANVTLHREFPPVELAVDGTEISFDVKKGFTIHRPRPYHAGALYCVASLGGLRQSSTKYMLIYVNYPMAPPTPVIQASSSSLAIGENLRVICTVMGEKNVAVDITWEYPGQQIGRPEYTLESINPVTGTTTGQQTQSTLLVDEMRDVDQGVYTCTAENLQGSKSASTTVKVLPKAKPTKP